The Equus quagga isolate Etosha38 chromosome 2, UCLA_HA_Equagga_1.0, whole genome shotgun sequence genome has a window encoding:
- the LOC124235924 gene encoding olfactory receptor 4F3/4F16/4F29-like: protein MDGANHSVVAEFVFLGLTNSWEIQLLLFVFSSTFYVASMMGNSLIMLTVISDSHLHSPMYFLLANLSFIDLAVSSVVSPKMIYDIFRKRKVISFGGCIAQIFFLHAIGGVEMVLLTAMAFDRYVAICKPLHYLTIMSRKMCILLLVAAWIIGLTHSVIQLFFVIKLPFCGPNVLDSFYCDFPRFIKLACTDTYRLEFMVTANSGFISLGSFFTLIVSYIFILISIRKLSSSASSKALSTLSTHVMVVILFFGPCIFVYIWPHPTSHLDKFFAVFDAIFTPFLNSVIYTFRNKEMKVAMRKICHQFIIFSRIS from the coding sequence ATGGACGGCGCAAATCACTCTGTGGTGGCAGAGTTTGTGTTCCTGGGACTCACCAATTCCTGGGAGATCCAACTTCTCCTCTTCGTGTTCTCCTCCACATTTTATGTGGCAAGCATGATGGGAAACTCCCTCATTATGCTCACTGTGATTTCTGACTCTCACTTACACTCCCCCATGTACTTTCTGTTGGCCAACCTCTCCTTCATTGACCTGGCTGTTTCTTCTGTCGTTTCTCCCAAGATGATTTATGACATTTTCAGGAAGCGTAAGGTCATCTCCTTTGGAGGTTGCATTGCTCAGATCTTCTTCCTCCATGCCATTGGTGGTGTGGAGATGGTGCTGCTCACAGCCATGGCCTTTGACAGATATGTTGCCATATGTAAACCCCTCCACTATTTGACTATTATGAGCCGAAAAATGTGCATTTTGCTTCTGGTTGCTGCATGGATAATTGGCTTGACCCACTCTGTGATTCAActgttttttgttataaaattgccattttgtGGCCCTAATGTGTTAGACAGCTTTTACTGTGACTTTCCTCGGTTCATAAAACTTGCCTGCACAGATACCTACAGGTTAGAGTTCATGGTCACAGCCAACAGTGGATTTATATCTCTGGGATCATTCTTCACATTGATTGtctcctatatttttatcctgATCAGTATTCGAAAACTGTCTTCAAGTGCATCATCCAAGGCCCTCTCCACTTTGTCGACTCATGTCATGGTGGTGATTTTGTTCTTCGGTCCTTGCATCTTTGTTTATATCTGGCCTCACCCCACATCACATCTAGACAAATTCTTTGCTGTTTTTGATGCGATTTTCACTCCTTTTTTAAATTCAGTCATCTACACATTcaggaacaaagaaatgaaagtggcAATGAGGAAAATATGccatcaatttattatttttagcagGATTTCGTAA